The Akkermansia muciniphila genome contains a region encoding:
- the infA gene encoding translation initiation factor IF-1 — translation MEVEGTICAVLAGTMFKVRLPNGHEVLAHISGKMRKRFIKIVVGDKVRMEMSPYDMTKARITFRIG, via the coding sequence ATTGAAGTGGAAGGCACCATCTGCGCCGTGCTGGCAGGCACCATGTTCAAGGTGCGCCTGCCCAACGGGCACGAAGTGCTGGCCCATATCTCCGGCAAGATGCGCAAGCGTTTCATCAAAATCGTGGTAGGCGACAAGGTCCGCATGGAAATGTCTCCCTATGACATGACCAAGGCGCGCATCACCTTCCGCATCGGTTAA
- the radC gene encoding DNA repair protein RadC: MAYRKLQDLPSQSLPREKLLRQGRHSLSNAELLAIFLRMGIKGKNVLDISSDLIQSAGSLDALAHMDAAEIADICKGIGMAKAATLSAAFELGARALRETMMRRPIQTPEDVYDYLTTAMRWRDRETVLVLLLDTKCSLIKPVEISSGTLNESIAHPRDILRPSVIHNAYGFILAHNHPSGNPAPSRTDDLLTERVRECSKLLGVRFLDHIIIGKPTEMASRNYYSYNHPNGERLKEAVKGRPLYH; the protein is encoded by the coding sequence ATGGCCTACCGCAAACTCCAGGACCTCCCTTCCCAATCCCTGCCGAGGGAAAAACTGCTGCGCCAGGGAAGGCACAGCCTCAGCAATGCGGAACTGCTGGCGATCTTCCTGCGGATGGGCATCAAGGGGAAAAACGTGCTGGACATATCCTCGGACCTGATCCAGTCCGCAGGTTCCCTGGATGCCCTGGCCCACATGGACGCCGCGGAAATAGCGGACATCTGCAAGGGAATAGGCATGGCGAAAGCGGCCACGCTGAGCGCCGCCTTTGAACTGGGCGCGCGGGCCCTCCGGGAAACGATGATGCGGCGCCCCATCCAAACGCCTGAAGATGTTTATGACTATCTGACCACCGCGATGCGCTGGAGAGACAGGGAAACCGTGCTCGTTCTGCTGCTGGATACCAAATGCAGCCTCATCAAGCCTGTGGAAATCTCCAGCGGCACCCTGAACGAATCCATTGCCCACCCGCGCGACATCCTGCGCCCCTCCGTCATCCATAACGCCTACGGCTTCATCCTGGCGCACAACCACCCCAGCGGGAATCCCGCTCCCAGCCGCACGGACGACCTCCTGACAGAACGCGTCCGGGAATGCTCCAAGCTTCTCGGCGTCCGTTTCCTGGACCATATCATCATCGGGAAACCCACTGAAATGGCATCCAGGAACTACTACAGCTACAACCATCCCAACGGGGAACGGCTCAAGGAAGCCGTCAAAGGACGCCCCCTCTATCATTGA
- the rpsI gene encoding 30S ribosomal protein S9, translating to MSQTTPFNATGRRKTAIAHAWLTEGTGRITINRRGFEEYLPTVQLQNAVLQPFQVTNTMNKFDVNVVTKGGGIHGQVGAIRMAIARALVQVDEASRAQLREFGLLTRDSRMKERKKPGRPGARKRYQFSKR from the coding sequence ATGAGTCAGACAACCCCATTCAACGCCACCGGCCGTCGCAAGACCGCCATTGCACACGCTTGGCTTACTGAAGGTACCGGCCGCATCACGATCAACCGCCGCGGTTTTGAAGAATACCTTCCCACCGTCCAGTTGCAGAACGCCGTTCTCCAACCCTTCCAGGTGACCAACACCATGAACAAATTTGACGTGAACGTCGTCACCAAGGGCGGCGGCATTCACGGCCAGGTGGGCGCCATCCGCATGGCGATCGCCCGCGCCCTGGTCCAGGTTGATGAAGCCTCCCGCGCCCAGCTGCGTGAATTCGGTCTCCTGACCCGTGATTCCCGCATGAAGGAACGTAAAAAGCCCGGCCGCCCCGGCGCCCGCAAGCGTTACCAGTTCTCCAAGCGCTAA
- a CDS encoding NAD(P)H-hydrate dehydratase yields the protein MKVCSTENMQIAERELIVSGTPARTLMKQASAGIAEAVMQFFPIPGLCVAYVGKGNNAGDALTVLNILKQHGWEIGLRAAYPRSEWGELPVRQLAEISPPPPEYQEAPLPRTGKPMILLDGLLGIGARGLLRQEISALCAEMNYLRNRCGAVRTVAIDIPTGIDPDTGMPQENAVEADFTMCIGAVKQGLLDDDATLHAGRLACIDLPGLHVQALPATELITSSRLTKFLSARPYTDYKNKRGHIGVIAGSEGMLGAARLCCEAALRAGAGLVTLYVHRNAYLLIAPSMPPEIMVRPVDSYADVSLRTFSAFLIGPGIGSVSEEDAEAIRLILETGTPAVLDADGLNLAAALQWKLGEHILATPHHGEIRRLLPDADSCAIRADIADCFLEEHEAALIYKGARTIVTQRGKPLFYNITGGPGMATAGQGDVLAGVCGGFLAQGESLLVSAVLGTYLCGRASEMAISSGDSTQQTLTAGDTLRHLPAAILSTARLCY from the coding sequence ATGAAAGTTTGCTCCACGGAAAATATGCAGATTGCGGAACGCGAGCTCATCGTCAGCGGAACGCCGGCCAGAACCCTCATGAAACAGGCCTCCGCCGGCATTGCGGAAGCCGTGATGCAGTTCTTTCCCATTCCCGGTCTTTGCGTAGCCTATGTAGGAAAAGGCAACAATGCCGGGGACGCCCTCACCGTCCTCAATATCCTGAAACAGCACGGCTGGGAAATTGGACTCCGGGCAGCCTATCCGCGTTCCGAATGGGGGGAACTGCCCGTCCGCCAACTGGCGGAAATCTCTCCTCCGCCCCCGGAGTACCAGGAAGCCCCCCTTCCCCGCACGGGAAAGCCCATGATCCTGCTGGACGGGCTGCTGGGTATTGGCGCCAGGGGGCTGCTCCGCCAGGAAATCTCCGCCCTCTGTGCGGAAATGAATTACCTGCGGAACCGCTGCGGAGCCGTGCGCACCGTGGCAATCGACATCCCCACGGGAATTGACCCGGATACGGGAATGCCCCAGGAAAATGCCGTGGAGGCGGATTTCACCATGTGCATAGGAGCCGTCAAGCAGGGGCTGCTGGATGATGACGCCACCCTGCACGCAGGGCGCCTGGCCTGCATTGACCTTCCGGGACTCCATGTGCAGGCTCTGCCCGCCACGGAACTCATCACCTCTTCCCGGCTTACCAAATTCCTCTCTGCAAGGCCTTATACGGACTATAAGAACAAACGCGGGCACATTGGCGTCATTGCCGGCTCGGAAGGGATGCTGGGAGCCGCCAGGCTGTGCTGTGAAGCCGCCCTCCGTGCCGGAGCCGGGCTGGTGACGCTGTACGTCCACCGTAATGCCTATCTCCTCATTGCGCCGTCCATGCCGCCGGAAATCATGGTCAGGCCCGTGGACAGCTATGCGGACGTCTCCCTCCGGACATTCAGCGCCTTTCTCATCGGTCCCGGCATCGGCTCCGTATCGGAGGAAGACGCGGAAGCCATCCGCCTCATTCTGGAAACCGGCACTCCCGCCGTTCTGGATGCGGACGGCCTGAACCTGGCGGCGGCCCTGCAATGGAAACTGGGAGAACACATTCTGGCTACTCCGCACCATGGAGAGATACGCCGCCTTCTACCGGACGCGGACAGCTGCGCCATCCGGGCGGACATTGCGGACTGCTTCCTGGAGGAGCATGAAGCGGCCCTGATCTACAAGGGAGCGCGCACCATCGTCACTCAGCGGGGGAAACCCCTCTTTTACAACATCACCGGAGGCCCCGGCATGGCTACCGCCGGCCAGGGAGACGTACTGGCGGGCGTCTGCGGCGGCTTTCTGGCACAGGGAGAATCCCTGCTGGTCTCCGCCGTCCTGGGAACGTACCTGTGCGGCCGTGCTTCCGAGATGGCCATCTCCTCCGGGGACTCCACCCAGCAAACCCTGACGGCAGGAGATACGCTGCGCCATCTGCCCGCCGCCATCCTATCCACCGCACGCCTCTGCTACTGA
- a CDS encoding tetratricopeptide repeat protein, giving the protein MKAFLFVNAGLMALAAFAAAQENIPDAAPVPDGPLVANPEQDTLDMADMLYKQAQEPAMKGNPQEHARLLDLSLRKYLEFAQRFPQSAQAPLAEYRAAMCLTELGRKADAHGLFRRLTQTGTPALVAASAYRLATDASAAGETEKAIQYYQLVVRNAEQNDLKVDAQYRLGRLFLSSGNPEAAATMFCAVMGNPQADGKFVLVSRMGYAALCADTGRLGEAYSEYRKVLETPGVDDRNRGIATLQAAMLATKLKKTAEAQGLYERLLKDESLKEMAPEARMGLLLGLYDMGKYKEILSQYAQQKDMKMPTKEGEVRLLMLLGQSAYKLKEYQKAADFFLEAEKAVPYTQEAMQASFYRLMCYNELKQKDLPQRAQSFLNHYAKAFPTSELHDLVRLMAAENLFNSSPADAARFYASIDFDKLPPKMRADILYKSAWAIAQAGNREAAATLLTDFISKYPQDPRICEALTLRGDMYAKTRKEAEALMDFDRVIARWPKEESAAAAWQRAAQIYAGRQDMVNMAKYYEGLIQNFPKASPAALAEAHFLLGRAAFDQGDFKSSISHMAEAKTLDPQKYGEQVNVLSVLSYHKLQDVKKLKEALETLQKENPSAVARVPDVIPAWLGLQAYGMKDLETADKYMTWATQNDQLQNVKKVIWRNLAKVRLALKKYDRALVASNNFLKDEDQPYRRADGLLDKASIQLGLGRYADARKTAEEALALGVEGPLMASLKIVLGDISYAEKKFDEAAKYYGVTAELFVNDAELKPKALFKAAEALDKAGRKSEASQYRARLQKEFPDWKQDEDSLPPDAR; this is encoded by the coding sequence ATGAAAGCGTTCCTTTTCGTCAATGCAGGTTTAATGGCCCTGGCCGCGTTTGCCGCCGCACAGGAGAACATTCCGGATGCCGCTCCCGTACCGGACGGCCCGCTGGTCGCCAATCCGGAGCAGGATACCCTGGACATGGCGGACATGCTGTACAAGCAGGCCCAGGAGCCTGCCATGAAGGGGAATCCGCAGGAACACGCCCGCCTGCTTGACCTGAGCCTGCGCAAGTATCTGGAATTTGCCCAGCGTTTCCCCCAGTCCGCCCAGGCCCCTCTGGCGGAGTACCGCGCCGCCATGTGCCTCACGGAGCTTGGAAGGAAGGCGGACGCGCATGGCCTGTTCCGCAGGCTTACCCAGACGGGCACCCCGGCTTTGGTCGCCGCTTCCGCCTACCGGCTGGCTACGGACGCTTCCGCTGCCGGGGAAACGGAAAAGGCCATCCAGTATTACCAGCTCGTGGTCCGCAATGCGGAACAGAATGATTTGAAGGTGGACGCGCAGTACCGCCTGGGGCGCCTCTTCCTCTCCAGCGGGAATCCGGAGGCCGCCGCCACCATGTTCTGCGCGGTGATGGGCAACCCGCAGGCTGACGGAAAATTCGTGCTGGTGTCCCGGATGGGGTATGCCGCCCTGTGCGCGGATACGGGCCGCCTGGGCGAGGCCTATTCCGAATACCGCAAGGTGCTGGAGACGCCCGGCGTGGATGACCGTAACCGGGGCATTGCCACCCTGCAGGCCGCCATGCTGGCTACCAAGCTGAAGAAGACCGCGGAAGCCCAGGGCCTATACGAACGGCTTTTGAAGGACGAGTCCCTGAAGGAAATGGCTCCGGAGGCCCGCATGGGGCTGCTCCTGGGACTGTACGACATGGGCAAGTACAAGGAAATCCTGTCCCAGTACGCGCAGCAGAAGGACATGAAGATGCCGACCAAGGAAGGAGAAGTACGCCTCCTGATGCTGCTGGGCCAGTCGGCCTACAAGCTGAAGGAGTACCAGAAGGCGGCGGATTTCTTCCTGGAAGCGGAAAAGGCCGTTCCCTACACGCAGGAAGCCATGCAGGCCTCCTTTTACCGCCTGATGTGCTATAATGAACTCAAGCAGAAAGACCTTCCGCAGCGCGCGCAGAGTTTCCTGAACCATTATGCCAAGGCTTTCCCGACCAGTGAGCTGCATGACCTCGTGCGCCTGATGGCCGCGGAGAATCTGTTTAACAGCAGTCCGGCGGATGCCGCCCGGTTTTACGCCAGCATTGATTTTGACAAGCTGCCTCCCAAGATGCGTGCGGACATCCTTTACAAGAGCGCTTGGGCCATCGCCCAGGCCGGGAACCGGGAAGCGGCCGCCACGCTGTTGACGGATTTCATCAGCAAGTACCCGCAGGACCCCCGCATTTGCGAGGCGCTGACTCTGCGCGGAGACATGTATGCCAAGACCAGGAAGGAGGCGGAAGCCCTGATGGACTTTGACCGGGTGATCGCGCGCTGGCCCAAGGAGGAATCCGCCGCCGCCGCATGGCAGCGTGCGGCCCAGATTTACGCGGGACGCCAGGATATGGTGAACATGGCGAAGTACTATGAAGGCCTGATCCAGAACTTCCCGAAGGCGTCCCCCGCCGCGCTGGCGGAAGCCCACTTCCTGCTGGGCCGCGCGGCGTTTGACCAGGGGGATTTCAAATCCTCCATCAGCCACATGGCGGAAGCCAAGACGCTGGACCCCCAGAAATACGGAGAACAGGTGAACGTGCTTTCCGTCCTGTCCTACCACAAGCTCCAGGACGTGAAAAAATTGAAGGAAGCCCTGGAAACCCTCCAGAAGGAGAACCCCTCAGCCGTAGCCCGCGTGCCGGACGTCATTCCCGCGTGGCTGGGCCTTCAGGCCTATGGCATGAAGGATCTGGAAACGGCGGACAAGTACATGACCTGGGCCACCCAGAACGACCAGCTCCAGAATGTGAAGAAGGTGATCTGGCGCAATCTGGCGAAGGTGCGGCTGGCCCTCAAGAAGTATGACCGCGCCCTGGTGGCCTCCAACAATTTCCTGAAAGATGAAGACCAGCCCTACCGCCGGGCGGACGGCTTGCTGGACAAGGCTTCCATCCAGCTGGGGCTTGGCAGGTATGCGGACGCCCGGAAGACGGCGGAGGAGGCGCTGGCGCTGGGAGTGGAAGGCCCCCTGATGGCCTCCCTGAAAATCGTTCTTGGAGACATATCCTATGCGGAGAAAAAGTTTGATGAAGCGGCCAAGTATTATGGCGTCACGGCTGAATTGTTTGTCAATGACGCCGAACTGAAGCCCAAGGCCCTGTTCAAGGCGGCGGAAGCGCTGGACAAGGCCGGCCGCAAGTCGGAGGCTTCCCAGTACCGGGCGCGCCTGCAAAAGGAGTTCCCGGATTGGAAGCAGGATGAAGATTCACTGCCGCCGGACGCCCGCTAG
- the rplM gene encoding 50S ribosomal protein L13, protein MKTFSAKPQEVERKWYVIDAADKVLGRVAVEAANILRGKNKTIFTPHVDCGDFVIIVNADKVVLTGNKENAKIYTRFSGYVGGKQVDTPRKIRARRPELLLELAVKGMVPHTRLGRQQMSKLKVYAGAGHPHEAQQPTAITL, encoded by the coding sequence ATGAAGACCTTCTCAGCCAAACCGCAAGAAGTAGAGCGCAAATGGTATGTTATTGACGCTGCCGACAAGGTGCTCGGCCGTGTTGCCGTTGAAGCGGCTAACATTTTGCGTGGCAAGAACAAGACAATTTTCACCCCCCACGTTGATTGTGGCGACTTTGTCATTATCGTAAACGCGGACAAGGTGGTGCTGACCGGCAACAAGGAAAACGCCAAGATTTACACCCGTTTCTCCGGCTACGTCGGCGGCAAGCAGGTGGATACTCCCCGGAAAATCCGTGCCCGTCGCCCCGAACTTCTTCTGGAACTGGCCGTCAAGGGCATGGTGCCCCACACCCGCCTGGGCCGTCAGCAAATGTCCAAGCTGAAGGTTTACGCCGGCGCCGGCCATCCGCATGAAGCCCAGCAGCCCACCGCCATCACTCTCTAA
- a CDS encoding excinuclease ABC subunit UvrC, with amino-acid sequence MADREKPSLKELWRETPHKPGVYIMKDALGNTIYVGKAKDLHRRLGNYFSPTGATLSNHKTRALINAIASFDYFETRNDQEAFLLESKLIKQYRPHYNIQMKDDKRYPLLKIPKGEKMPRFQLARVRKDDGARYFGPFVHSQALYATQEWLNRHFRLRTCKVKNPGLNDFRHCHADVIRNCSAPCVGRISLSDYNRNFDQAVRLLEGTGKKSTLDELTREMMQASDELDFERAAYLRDIRDNLVKVLEPARRFQKGTPNLPGTVRPVEDMKELGLALGLEEPPSIMECFDISNVSSNHIVASMVRFTNGRPDNKAYRRYRIRTVDGQNDFASMSEVIRRRYSRILAESEAVASRPAGMSLYRWLKKLSAEGKAPIKVPDLVVVDGGKGQLSSALADLEAIGLGDMPIVGLAKQREEIFFPHQSQPLCLPHSTGALKLMQRIRDEAHRFANGYNELLYRKRMRESALDDAPGMSASKKSLLLEKFKSVAAIRKADPASIAAIRGISETWARNLLDYLNSSPNA; translated from the coding sequence GTGGCAGATCGTGAAAAACCATCCCTGAAGGAACTCTGGAGGGAAACCCCGCATAAACCCGGCGTTTACATCATGAAAGACGCCCTGGGGAATACTATTTACGTAGGCAAGGCGAAGGACCTCCACCGCCGCCTGGGCAACTACTTTTCCCCTACGGGAGCCACCCTCTCCAACCACAAGACACGGGCGCTCATCAATGCTATTGCGTCATTCGACTACTTTGAAACCAGGAACGACCAGGAGGCTTTTCTGCTGGAAAGCAAGCTCATCAAGCAGTACCGCCCGCATTACAACATCCAGATGAAGGATGACAAGCGCTACCCCCTGCTGAAGATACCCAAGGGGGAGAAAATGCCGCGCTTCCAACTGGCGAGGGTGAGGAAGGATGACGGCGCGCGCTACTTCGGCCCCTTTGTCCATTCCCAGGCGCTGTACGCCACGCAGGAATGGCTTAACAGGCACTTCCGGCTGCGTACCTGCAAGGTCAAGAATCCCGGCCTCAACGACTTCAGGCACTGCCATGCGGACGTAATACGCAACTGCTCCGCTCCGTGTGTAGGCCGCATTTCCCTCAGCGACTACAACCGGAACTTCGACCAGGCGGTGCGCCTGCTGGAAGGAACGGGCAAAAAAAGCACCCTGGACGAATTGACCCGGGAGATGATGCAGGCCTCCGACGAGCTGGATTTTGAACGCGCCGCCTACCTGCGGGACATCCGGGACAACCTGGTCAAGGTGCTGGAGCCCGCGCGGAGGTTCCAGAAGGGAACGCCCAACCTGCCCGGCACCGTGCGCCCGGTGGAGGACATGAAGGAACTGGGCCTGGCCCTGGGGCTGGAAGAGCCCCCCTCCATTATGGAATGCTTTGACATTTCCAACGTCTCCTCCAACCACATCGTAGCCTCCATGGTGCGGTTCACCAATGGCAGGCCGGACAACAAGGCCTACCGCCGCTACCGCATCCGCACCGTAGACGGCCAAAACGACTTTGCCTCCATGTCGGAAGTCATCCGGCGGCGCTATTCCCGCATTCTGGCGGAAAGCGAGGCCGTAGCGTCACGGCCCGCAGGCATGAGCCTGTACCGGTGGCTCAAGAAACTCAGCGCGGAAGGGAAAGCCCCCATCAAGGTTCCGGACCTGGTGGTGGTGGACGGCGGCAAGGGCCAGCTTTCCTCCGCCCTGGCGGACCTGGAGGCCATCGGCCTGGGGGACATGCCCATCGTGGGCCTGGCCAAGCAGCGGGAGGAAATCTTCTTCCCCCACCAGTCACAGCCCCTGTGCCTGCCGCACAGTACCGGAGCCCTCAAGCTCATGCAGCGCATCCGCGACGAAGCCCACCGGTTTGCCAACGGGTACAACGAGCTGCTTTACCGGAAACGCATGAGGGAAAGCGCCCTGGACGACGCCCCGGGCATGAGCGCGTCCAAAAAAAGCCTGCTGCTGGAAAAATTCAAATCCGTGGCCGCCATCAGAAAAGCGGACCCCGCCTCCATTGCCGCCATCCGCGGCATCTCGGAAACCTGGGCCCGCAATTTGCTGGACTATCTCAACTCATCACCCAACGCCTGA
- a CDS encoding biopolymer transporter ExbD, whose product MKFHYKMPNPIGFQLAPMLDIVFLLLVFFIVTQTFEDDEPDLSINLPSAETPKPGESVSNEITVNIRKDGTVVINRQPYTMPQLEDKLLSVARLDKTMLVRIRVDEKAESGVVVHVMDACLKAGLNNVSFSTRPPAPSSVNVSNPQAS is encoded by the coding sequence ATGAAATTCCATTATAAAATGCCCAATCCCATCGGGTTCCAGCTGGCTCCCATGCTGGATATTGTTTTTCTGCTGCTGGTGTTTTTCATCGTGACCCAGACGTTTGAGGACGACGAGCCGGACCTTTCCATCAACCTCCCCTCCGCGGAGACTCCCAAGCCCGGTGAAAGCGTTTCCAATGAAATTACCGTGAATATCCGGAAGGACGGCACGGTGGTCATCAACCGCCAGCCGTACACCATGCCGCAGCTGGAAGACAAGCTTCTTTCCGTCGCCCGGCTGGATAAAACCATGCTCGTCCGCATCCGCGTGGATGAAAAGGCGGAATCCGGCGTGGTGGTGCATGTGATGGACGCCTGCCTGAAGGCCGGCCTGAACAACGTTTCCTTTTCCACGCGGCCCCCGGCTCCGTCTTCCGTTAATGTTTCCAATCCCCAAGCTTCATGA
- a CDS encoding 23S rRNA (pseudouridine(1915)-N(3))-methyltransferase RlmH, producing the protein MQFLILAAGKPALNYAREGVELYLNRLKPFGKAELKLVRDGSSRDVSERLLAASEGCLRIAMDERGELWTTEKLVKLARDWQMRSVRRIAFLIGASDGHTEELRSRCDHILALSKFTLQHELALVVLLEQLYRCHTILAGTPYHR; encoded by the coding sequence ATGCAATTCCTGATTCTGGCCGCAGGCAAGCCGGCCCTGAACTACGCCCGGGAAGGCGTGGAACTTTATCTCAACCGCCTCAAGCCGTTCGGCAAGGCGGAACTCAAACTCGTCAGGGACGGAAGCTCCAGGGACGTTTCCGAACGACTGCTGGCCGCCAGCGAGGGGTGCCTGCGCATTGCCATGGACGAACGCGGAGAGCTCTGGACCACGGAAAAGCTGGTCAAGCTGGCGAGGGACTGGCAGATGCGTTCCGTACGCCGCATCGCGTTCCTCATCGGCGCGTCAGACGGCCACACGGAGGAACTGCGCTCACGGTGTGACCATATCCTGGCGTTGAGCAAATTCACCCTCCAGCATGAGCTGGCGCTCGTCGTGCTGCTGGAGCAGCTCTACCGCTGCCACACCATCCTGGCGGGGACGCCTTACCACCGGTAA
- a CDS encoding MotA/TolQ/ExbB proton channel family protein gives MNPVPFTTLAAAMDFVVGDRNYPLSELFMKGGFIMWPLLLLSIAGVVVLVMCCFSTRASAVLPTKLVEQAESFIRKRDYTGLSILCKDGDSCYARVMLTVASFMLRNPSAQFEEVREIAAAEGGRQAGFLSRQISWLSDIGALAPMLGLLGTVVGMMKTFFEIANGDFSGGKQRIDMAGGVAEALITTAGGLMLGIPAILAYVYFRSRVHKRVGDLEAAVTHSVSVVATQLQKPRAGAFHEEELPRVPVDPTSLRDVRGL, from the coding sequence ATGAATCCTGTACCGTTTACCACGCTGGCTGCCGCCATGGACTTTGTGGTGGGAGATAGAAACTATCCCCTCTCCGAGCTGTTTATGAAGGGTGGCTTCATCATGTGGCCGCTGCTCCTGTTGTCCATCGCCGGAGTGGTGGTGCTGGTCATGTGCTGTTTTTCCACCCGCGCCTCCGCCGTTCTGCCTACCAAGCTGGTGGAGCAGGCGGAATCCTTCATCCGCAAGAGGGATTACACGGGGCTGTCCATCCTTTGCAAGGATGGGGACTCCTGCTACGCGCGCGTGATGCTGACGGTGGCCAGTTTCATGCTGCGCAACCCTTCCGCCCAGTTTGAAGAGGTGAGGGAAATAGCCGCTGCGGAAGGCGGGCGGCAGGCGGGCTTCCTGAGCCGCCAGATATCCTGGCTCTCGGACATCGGCGCGCTGGCCCCCATGCTCGGGCTGCTGGGGACCGTGGTCGGGATGATGAAAACCTTCTTTGAGATCGCCAACGGTGATTTCTCCGGCGGCAAGCAGCGCATTGACATGGCGGGTGGCGTGGCGGAAGCCCTGATCACCACGGCGGGCGGCCTGATGCTGGGCATTCCAGCCATCCTGGCGTATGTATACTTCCGCAGCCGGGTGCACAAGCGCGTGGGGGACCTGGAAGCCGCGGTGACGCACAGCGTTTCCGTAGTCGCCACCCAGCTCCAGAAGCCGCGTGCCGGGGCGTTCCATGAGGAGGAACTACCCAGGGTGCCCGTGGACCCCACCTCCCTGCGCGACGTGCGCGGGCTTTAA